Proteins encoded in a region of the Mycolicibacterium chitae genome:
- a CDS encoding phosphodiesterase has translation MGEVREAEHGRPTHRLVHLSDTHLVGAGRLYGQLDAEARLQQILEEMLASQARVDALIFTGDLADRGERQAYTRLHELVAPVATELGAQVIWVMGNHDDRANFRAEFLPAAPGTGAVDYVYDLDGLRVVTLDTTVPGHHHGEIDEQRLQWLAAQLATPAPHGTILAMHHPPIPCVQDLAVLVELREQTRLARVLRGTDVRAILAGHLHYSTSATFAGIPVSVVAATCYTQDLNAPVGAQRGRDGAQSSNLVHVYPDTIVHSVVPIGTYATVGEAVSADETARRLREAGIRIPGAPLLPT, from the coding sequence ATGGGCGAGGTGCGTGAGGCCGAGCATGGCCGTCCCACACATCGACTGGTGCACCTGAGCGACACGCACCTGGTCGGGGCCGGACGGTTGTACGGACAACTCGACGCCGAGGCTCGGCTGCAGCAGATCCTGGAGGAGATGCTGGCCTCGCAGGCGCGCGTCGATGCGCTGATCTTCACCGGGGACCTGGCCGACCGGGGTGAACGGCAGGCGTACACCCGGTTGCATGAACTGGTCGCACCGGTGGCCACTGAGCTTGGGGCGCAGGTCATCTGGGTGATGGGCAACCACGACGACCGGGCGAACTTCCGGGCCGAGTTCCTGCCCGCGGCGCCGGGGACCGGTGCCGTCGACTACGTCTACGACCTCGATGGTCTGCGGGTGGTCACCCTCGACACGACCGTGCCGGGGCACCACCACGGCGAGATCGACGAACAGCGTCTGCAGTGGCTGGCGGCGCAGCTGGCCACCCCGGCCCCGCACGGCACGATCCTGGCGATGCACCACCCGCCGATCCCGTGCGTCCAGGACCTGGCGGTGCTGGTCGAACTGCGGGAGCAGACCCGGTTGGCCCGGGTCCTGCGGGGCACCGATGTGCGGGCGATCCTGGCTGGGCACCTGCACTATTCGACCTCGGCGACCTTCGCCGGCATCCCCGTCTCCGTCGTGGCGGCCACCTGCTACACCCAGGACCTCAACGCGCCCGTCGGCGCGCAGCGCGGCCGCGACGGCGCGCAGTCGAGCAACCTCGTGCACGTGTATCCGGACACGATCGTGCATTCGGTGGTGCCCATCGGCACCTACGCCACGGTCGGGGAGGCGGTGTCGGCCGACGAGACGGCCCGCCGGCTGCGGGAGGCCGGGATCCGGATTCCCGGCGCTCCGCTGCTGCCCACCTAG
- a CDS encoding threonine aldolase family protein — MQHSAAFASDNAAPTHPAVLEALIRANDGAVGSYGRDPFTERATAQLRTVFASPEAEVVFAFTGTAANVIALSAAVRPWHEILCSDVAHALLDEAGGPVRISGAQLTRLPSDDGIIDAGELERRVARRGDVHHSQPRIVTITQSTENGRVWTAPVLREFIDRAHAADLLVHIDGSRIANAVAALGVTPAEAIGDADIVTVGGTKNGQMFGDAVLVRRPELFDGIRFVQKQIGQLASKQRFVAAQFEAMLTDDLWLQVAAHANAMAARLSAGVTALGFRLAAPTEANEVFVYLDDAARDRLSDYAVHQPDALTPVFRFVCSWATTADEVDDVLERLRGRS; from the coding sequence GAGGCGCTGATCCGGGCCAACGACGGGGCCGTCGGCTCCTACGGCCGGGATCCGTTCACCGAGCGCGCCACCGCGCAGCTGCGTACGGTGTTCGCCAGCCCCGAGGCCGAGGTGGTGTTCGCGTTCACCGGCACCGCGGCCAACGTGATCGCGCTCAGCGCGGCGGTGCGGCCCTGGCACGAGATCCTGTGCAGCGACGTCGCGCATGCGCTGCTCGACGAGGCCGGTGGGCCGGTCCGGATCTCCGGGGCCCAGCTCACCCGGCTGCCCAGCGACGACGGGATCATCGACGCGGGCGAACTCGAACGTCGCGTGGCCCGCCGCGGCGATGTGCACCATTCGCAACCGAGGATCGTCACCATCACGCAGTCCACCGAGAACGGCCGGGTGTGGACTGCACCGGTGCTGCGGGAGTTCATCGACCGCGCCCACGCGGCGGATCTGCTGGTGCACATCGACGGATCCCGGATCGCCAACGCCGTGGCCGCCCTGGGTGTCACACCGGCCGAGGCGATCGGGGACGCCGACATCGTCACGGTGGGCGGCACCAAGAACGGGCAGATGTTCGGCGACGCCGTGTTGGTGCGCCGGCCCGAGTTGTTCGACGGAATCCGGTTCGTGCAGAAGCAGATCGGGCAGCTGGCCAGCAAGCAGCGCTTCGTGGCCGCGCAGTTCGAGGCGATGCTGACCGACGACCTGTGGTTACAGGTGGCCGCGCACGCGAACGCGATGGCCGCGCGGTTGAGTGCGGGGGTGACCGCTCTGGGTTTTCGGCTGGCGGCGCCGACGGAGGCCAACGAGGTGTTCGTGTACCTGGATGACGCTGCGCGCGACCGCCTCTCGGACTACGCGGTGCATCAGCCGGACGCGCTGACGCCGGTGTTCCGGTTCGTGTGCTCGTGGGCGACCACCGCCGACGAGGTCGACGATGTGCTGGAGCGGTTGCGCGGCCGTTCGTAA
- a CDS encoding wax ester/triacylglycerol synthase domain-containing protein yields MSFERAERIGGMDAWQLYQETRLQVGNGMTLVPVDRSKLSGSLYDHVVTALANRIHLIPAYRKTLYDPWFNPDRPMLVTAPHTDVRDHVTVLPMPAPGGSAGAAKALAQVRATHLDRSKPLWHIYVLEDDAERGYLISVVHHLLVDGDSAMDVVGYLMRSGDLRALPARHTPDSATFPARPAAILADAARRKWRRLGRLPALAALSARTMLAERSSRHLKVKAPRTAFNCTLSGTSTAAVVALPIDEVKQIAETCSTTVNHVLLHCVGKALHDVLRERGALPDRPLVAAVPYAMRGADTSEYVTDNVGTTTVLKVNLHDDIADPLDRLAAIAEHARAVKQLQERRGVNLFRQWNEYVPGPVVTALFRTIERLGLAERISWPCNVIVSNGSGVVVDEPTFLDLPVPQFYPAGPLYHGMGPSVIALTWSNQLCLSITADAAHADAETLARGVEDEFATLVSLTGTRAAASG; encoded by the coding sequence ATGTCTTTCGAGCGCGCCGAACGCATCGGCGGGATGGACGCCTGGCAGCTCTACCAGGAGACCCGCCTGCAGGTCGGCAACGGCATGACGCTGGTGCCCGTCGACCGCAGCAAGCTCTCCGGCAGCCTTTACGACCATGTGGTGACCGCGCTGGCCAACCGGATCCACCTGATCCCGGCCTACCGCAAGACGCTCTACGACCCGTGGTTCAACCCCGACCGGCCGATGCTGGTCACCGCGCCGCACACCGACGTCCGCGACCACGTCACGGTGCTGCCGATGCCGGCCCCGGGTGGGTCGGCCGGGGCGGCCAAGGCGCTGGCCCAGGTGCGCGCCACCCACCTGGACCGCAGCAAGCCGCTGTGGCACATCTACGTCCTCGAGGACGACGCCGAGCGGGGCTACCTCATCTCGGTGGTGCACCACCTGTTGGTCGACGGTGACTCGGCGATGGATGTCGTGGGCTACCTGATGAGATCCGGTGACCTGAGGGCGTTGCCGGCCCGCCACACCCCCGACTCGGCGACCTTCCCGGCCCGCCCGGCGGCCATCCTCGCCGACGCCGCCCGGCGCAAGTGGCGGCGCCTCGGGCGGCTGCCCGCCCTGGCGGCGCTCTCGGCGCGGACCATGCTGGCCGAACGCTCGTCCCGGCACCTGAAGGTCAAGGCACCGCGCACCGCGTTCAACTGCACGCTGTCGGGGACCTCGACGGCGGCGGTGGTCGCGCTGCCCATCGACGAGGTGAAGCAGATCGCCGAGACCTGCTCCACCACCGTCAATCACGTGCTGCTGCACTGCGTGGGCAAGGCGCTGCACGACGTGCTGCGCGAGCGGGGTGCCCTGCCGGACCGGCCGCTGGTCGCCGCGGTCCCCTACGCCATGCGCGGCGCCGACACCTCCGAGTACGTCACCGACAACGTCGGCACCACCACCGTGCTGAAGGTCAACCTGCACGACGACATCGCCGATCCGCTCGACCGCCTCGCGGCCATCGCCGAGCACGCCCGCGCGGTCAAGCAGCTACAGGAACGCCGCGGCGTCAACCTGTTTCGGCAGTGGAACGAGTACGTGCCCGGGCCGGTGGTGACCGCGCTGTTCCGCACCATCGAACGGCTGGGCCTGGCCGAGCGGATCTCCTGGCCGTGCAATGTGATCGTGTCCAACGGCAGCGGGGTCGTCGTCGACGAGCCGACGTTCCTGGACCTGCCCGTCCCGCAGTTCTATCCCGCCGGACCGCTCTACCACGGGATGGGCCCCAGCGTCATCGCGTTGACCTGGAGCAACCAGCTGTGCCTGTCGATCACCGCCGACGCCGCGCACGCCGACGCCGAAACCCTGGCCCGTGGCGTCGAGGACGAGTTCGCGACGTTGGTGTCGCTGACCGGCACCCGGGCCGCCGCGTCCGGCTGA
- a CDS encoding Rieske 2Fe-2S domain-containing protein, whose protein sequence is MTAVAPNSTERYGDPLPPYPYSWYAVAFAHELKPGKVLTRRFLDDEIVLFRTASGALSAVEPYCPHLGAHLGKRGWVDGETVVCPFHQFKFAPSGRCVSTPEGEPPRGAALRTLPVRNHLGMIMVYHGPSGQPPSFELELPESDPDWHPIATKKLHFHTHPQEVNENGLDHLHFATIHKFRDFVVPKPMETDGARLYTEYGGTKPIPILGGIRFQFNSVLIGLGFSLVEIAIQGGLTVRQMVLPTPVAPREVDIYIGISPRKKFRNRLLRSLMSPIERLLGWIVLQVVGYEVQRDQLIWDDKVYLEHPKLTAADRPIGKYRHWVRQFYP, encoded by the coding sequence ATGACGGCGGTCGCACCGAACAGTACGGAAAGGTACGGTGACCCGCTTCCGCCCTATCCCTATAGCTGGTACGCCGTGGCCTTCGCCCACGAGCTCAAACCCGGCAAGGTCCTCACCCGCCGCTTCCTCGACGACGAGATCGTCCTGTTCCGCACCGCCTCCGGCGCGCTGTCGGCGGTCGAACCCTACTGCCCGCATCTGGGCGCCCATCTCGGCAAGCGCGGCTGGGTCGACGGCGAGACCGTCGTGTGCCCGTTCCACCAGTTCAAGTTCGCGCCCTCGGGCCGGTGCGTCTCGACCCCGGAGGGCGAACCACCGCGCGGGGCCGCGCTGCGTACCCTGCCGGTGCGCAACCACCTGGGCATGATCATGGTCTATCACGGCCCATCCGGTCAGCCGCCGAGCTTCGAACTGGAACTGCCCGAGTCCGATCCGGACTGGCACCCGATCGCGACCAAGAAGTTGCACTTCCACACCCATCCGCAGGAAGTCAACGAAAACGGTTTGGATCACCTGCATTTCGCCACCATCCACAAGTTCCGTGACTTCGTGGTGCCCAAGCCGATGGAGACCGACGGCGCCCGGCTCTACACCGAATACGGCGGCACCAAGCCGATCCCGATCCTCGGCGGGATCCGGTTCCAGTTCAACTCGGTGCTGATCGGCCTCGGGTTCTCGCTGGTCGAGATCGCCATCCAGGGCGGTCTGACCGTGCGCCAGATGGTGCTGCCGACCCCCGTCGCCCCGCGCGAGGTGGACATCTACATCGGTATCAGCCCCCGGAAGAAGTTCCGGAACCGGTTGCTACGCAGCCTGATGTCCCCGATCGAACGCCTGCTGGGCTGGATCGTCCTGCAGGTCGTCGGCTACGAGGTGCAGCGCGACCAACTGATCTGGGACGACAAGGTCTACCTGGAGCATCCCAAGCTGACCGCCGCGGACCGGCCGATCGGCAAGTACCGGCACTGGGTCCGCCAGTTCTATCCCTGA
- a CDS encoding stealth family protein: MEDLLFLRAVLATARLDYLLIQDTDRRPVIAIDQADRAVFAAVLADARQPVQCSVVDAEIPHATVTADAAFALGPDARIFRVFRPRAQRNDGLRREQEAGVQIQLWSFTGDTITAPAPNVLTRSAIPAHEAVRTTVERYGHTWPTLQHMFATHAGDVTFDIDLVFSWVDGADLQWQRQRAEAMAGHVVGAGDDSAARFRHVDELRYALRSVHMYAPWVRQIFVATDCARPSWLADDQRVRFVRSEEFFADPSVLPTYNSQAVESQLHRIPGLSEHFLYANDDMFFGQPVGPEIFFSPGGITKFIEDETRIGLGSPEKHRSGFENAARVNRRLLHSRYGAVTTRHLAHAATPLRRSVMAELEAEFPEEFAATAASPFRARDNISVTNSLYHYYALLSGRAVVQHGAQARYIDTTTKAGLREMKTLLKHRSVDFFCLNDDADEEVSPRKRAKAMTKFLRSYFPIPAPWERPDPDIG, encoded by the coding sequence GTGGAAGACCTGTTGTTCCTCCGCGCGGTCCTCGCGACCGCCCGCCTCGACTATCTGCTGATCCAGGACACCGATCGGCGGCCCGTGATCGCCATCGACCAGGCGGATCGCGCCGTCTTCGCGGCGGTCCTGGCCGACGCCCGCCAGCCCGTGCAGTGCTCGGTGGTCGACGCCGAGATTCCGCACGCGACCGTCACCGCGGACGCCGCGTTCGCGTTGGGCCCAGATGCCCGCATTTTCCGGGTGTTTCGGCCGCGCGCGCAGCGCAACGACGGCCTGCGCCGCGAGCAGGAAGCGGGCGTGCAGATCCAGCTGTGGTCGTTCACCGGCGACACCATCACCGCACCTGCGCCAAATGTCTTGACCCGCAGTGCCATCCCCGCGCACGAGGCGGTGCGCACCACGGTGGAACGCTACGGCCACACCTGGCCGACGTTGCAGCACATGTTCGCCACCCACGCCGGCGACGTCACCTTCGACATCGACCTGGTGTTCTCCTGGGTCGACGGCGCGGACCTGCAGTGGCAGCGCCAACGCGCCGAGGCGATGGCGGGCCACGTGGTCGGGGCCGGCGACGATTCCGCGGCCCGGTTCCGCCACGTCGACGAGCTGCGGTACGCGCTGCGCTCGGTGCACATGTATGCGCCGTGGGTCCGGCAGATCTTCGTCGCCACCGACTGCGCCCGCCCGTCCTGGCTGGCCGACGATCAGCGGGTGCGGTTCGTGCGCAGCGAGGAGTTCTTCGCCGACCCGTCGGTGCTGCCCACCTACAACTCGCAGGCCGTGGAATCGCAGTTGCACCGCATCCCGGGGCTGTCCGAACACTTTCTCTACGCCAACGACGACATGTTCTTCGGGCAACCGGTAGGCCCGGAGATCTTCTTCTCCCCCGGCGGGATCACCAAGTTCATCGAGGACGAGACCCGGATCGGCTTGGGCAGCCCGGAGAAGCACCGCAGCGGCTTCGAGAACGCCGCCCGGGTCAACCGGCGCCTGCTGCACAGCCGCTACGGCGCGGTGACCACCCGGCATCTGGCGCACGCCGCGACCCCGCTGCGCAGGTCGGTGATGGCCGAGCTGGAAGCGGAGTTCCCCGAGGAGTTCGCGGCGACGGCCGCCAGCCCGTTCCGGGCCCGGGACAACATCTCGGTGACCAACTCCCTGTACCACTACTACGCGCTGCTCAGCGGCCGGGCCGTGGTGCAGCACGGCGCGCAGGCCCGCTACATCGACACCACCACCAAAGCCGGTCTGCGGGAGATGAAGACGCTGCTGAAGCACCGTTCGGTCGACTTCTTCTGCCTCAACGACGACGCCGACGAGGAAGTGTCGCCGCGCAAGCGCGCCAAGGCGATGACGAAGTTCCTGCGGTCCTACTTCCCGATTCCGGCCCCGTGGGAACGTCCCGACCCCGACATCGGGTAG
- a CDS encoding NAD(P)/FAD-dependent oxidoreductase yields the protein MTERIDGGPRSVVVVGAGIVGLSTAWFLQERGIEVTVVDREGVAAGASWGNAGWISPALTIPLNQPSVLRYGLKSLFSRTAPLHIPLSADVGLLRFLTKFALNCRRSRTDQVIRANLPLNEECLEAYDVLIGNGVEAPRTDAAITALFENAGQAKELRRELQDMRDAGQHVEVTELSGPQLRERVPLAADAATVGLAVEHQRYVDPGHFVTALGRAVTERGAEIRELRVTDITHYRRQAAVHAFGGEMLTADAVVLATGAWLPDLTHRWVRAEVRAGRGYSFTVPVARPIPGPIYLPTQRVACTPYRDGLRVAGTMEFRGPDDPIDPARVRAVAESAAHLLDGVDWDRMHDVWVGPRPVTADGLPLIGRLDDGVFVAGGHGMWGLAHGPVTGRLLAEQISTGKQPDALRPFEPYR from the coding sequence ATGACCGAGCGCATCGACGGCGGACCACGCTCTGTGGTCGTCGTGGGCGCCGGGATCGTCGGCCTCTCCACCGCGTGGTTCCTGCAGGAACGCGGCATCGAGGTCACCGTCGTCGACCGCGAGGGTGTGGCCGCCGGTGCCTCCTGGGGTAACGCCGGGTGGATCTCGCCCGCGCTGACCATTCCGCTCAACCAGCCCTCGGTGCTGCGCTACGGCCTCAAGTCCCTGTTCAGCCGGACGGCGCCGCTGCACATCCCGCTCAGCGCGGACGTCGGTCTGCTGCGGTTCCTGACCAAGTTCGCGCTCAACTGCCGGCGCTCCCGCACCGACCAGGTGATCCGGGCCAATCTGCCGCTCAACGAGGAGTGCCTCGAGGCCTACGACGTCCTGATCGGCAACGGGGTCGAGGCCCCGCGCACCGACGCGGCGATCACCGCGCTGTTCGAGAACGCCGGGCAGGCCAAGGAGTTGCGCCGCGAACTGCAGGACATGCGCGACGCCGGCCAGCACGTCGAGGTCACCGAACTGTCGGGTCCGCAACTGCGCGAACGGGTTCCGCTGGCGGCGGACGCGGCCACCGTCGGGCTGGCGGTCGAGCATCAGCGCTACGTCGACCCCGGGCATTTCGTGACCGCCCTGGGCCGCGCCGTCACCGAGCGCGGCGCCGAGATCCGGGAACTGCGCGTCACCGACATCACGCACTACCGCCGTCAGGCCGCGGTGCACGCCTTCGGTGGTGAGATGCTGACCGCCGACGCGGTGGTGCTGGCCACCGGTGCCTGGCTGCCCGATCTGACCCACCGGTGGGTGCGCGCCGAAGTCCGTGCGGGACGGGGCTATTCGTTCACCGTTCCGGTGGCGCGTCCCATCCCCGGCCCGATCTACCTGCCGACCCAGCGGGTCGCGTGCACGCCGTATCGCGACGGCCTGCGCGTGGCGGGCACCATGGAGTTCCGCGGACCCGACGATCCCATCGACCCGGCGCGGGTGCGCGCGGTCGCCGAATCGGCCGCCCACCTGCTCGACGGCGTGGACTGGGACCGGATGCACGACGTCTGGGTCGGCCCGCGCCCCGTCACCGCCGACGGCCTGCCGCTGATCGGCCGGCTCGACGACGGAGTGTTCGTCGCCGGGGGACACGGAATGTGGGGCCTCGCGCATGGCCCTGTCACAGGCCGGCTGCTCGCGGAGCAGATCAGTACCGGCAAACAACCCGACGCGCTACGGCCCTTCGAGCCGTACCGGTAA
- a CDS encoding TldD/PmbA family protein, whose translation MTARREVDADFLALPRHELAAAALEAAVAAGASYADLRIHRIANDVVHLRDGELETAVESREIGLAVRVIVDGTWGFASNAELSVQVAAETARRAVYVARTLAPLNTERIELAAEPVYRDAHWVSSYRIDPFEVPTAEKIEVLGEYSGRLLAADGVDHVSAGLNCAKEQTFYADTYGSSITQQRGRLQALLNAVAVDAASGTFESMRTLAPPTGRGWEAVRDDEVWDWSGELTQLPELLAEKTKAPSVTAGPTDLVIDPSNLWLTIHESIGHATEYDRAIGYEAAYAGTSFATPDKRGILQYGSPVMNVTADRTVQYGLATVGYDDEGVQAQSWDLIRDGVFVGYQLDRVFAPRMGEQRSNGCSYADSPHHVPIQRMANVSLQPADQDISTADLISRVEDGIYVVGDKSWSIDMQRYNFQFTGQRFYRIRDGQLDGQLRDVAYQATTTEFWNSMEAVGGPSTWQLGGAFNCGKAQPGQVAAVSHGCPSALFRKVNVLNTRTEGGHS comes from the coding sequence GTGACGGCCCGCCGCGAAGTCGACGCTGATTTCCTTGCCCTGCCGCGCCACGAGCTGGCCGCGGCCGCGCTGGAGGCCGCCGTGGCCGCCGGCGCCAGCTACGCCGATCTGCGCATCCACCGCATCGCCAACGATGTGGTGCACCTGCGCGACGGCGAACTCGAGACCGCGGTGGAATCCCGCGAGATCGGGCTGGCCGTCCGCGTGATCGTCGACGGCACGTGGGGCTTTGCCTCCAACGCCGAGTTGTCGGTGCAGGTGGCCGCCGAGACCGCCCGCCGCGCGGTGTACGTGGCGAGGACGCTGGCGCCGTTGAACACCGAACGCATCGAACTGGCCGCCGAGCCGGTCTACCGCGATGCGCACTGGGTGTCGAGCTACCGGATCGACCCGTTCGAGGTGCCGACCGCCGAGAAGATCGAGGTCCTCGGCGAGTACTCGGGTCGGCTGCTGGCCGCCGACGGCGTCGACCACGTCTCGGCGGGGCTCAACTGCGCCAAGGAGCAGACCTTCTACGCCGACACCTACGGGTCCTCGATCACCCAGCAGCGGGGGCGGCTGCAGGCGTTGCTCAACGCCGTGGCCGTCGATGCCGCCTCGGGCACCTTCGAATCCATGCGCACCCTGGCCCCGCCCACCGGCCGCGGCTGGGAGGCGGTGCGCGACGACGAGGTCTGGGACTGGAGCGGCGAACTGACGCAGCTGCCCGAACTGCTGGCCGAGAAGACCAAGGCGCCCAGCGTGACCGCCGGGCCCACCGACCTGGTGATCGATCCGAGCAACCTGTGGCTGACGATCCACGAATCCATCGGGCACGCCACCGAATACGATCGCGCCATCGGCTACGAGGCTGCCTACGCCGGCACCTCGTTCGCGACCCCGGACAAGCGCGGCATCCTGCAGTACGGCTCGCCGGTGATGAACGTGACCGCCGACCGGACCGTCCAATACGGCCTGGCCACAGTCGGTTACGACGACGAGGGCGTGCAGGCGCAGAGCTGGGACCTGATCCGCGACGGCGTCTTCGTCGGCTATCAGCTGGACCGGGTGTTCGCCCCGCGGATGGGCGAGCAGCGCTCCAACGGCTGCTCGTATGCCGACTCGCCGCACCACGTGCCGATCCAGCGGATGGCCAACGTCAGCCTGCAGCCGGCCGATCAGGACATCAGCACCGCCGATCTGATCTCCCGGGTCGAGGACGGCATCTACGTCGTCGGCGACAAGTCGTGGTCGATCGATATGCAGCGCTACAACTTCCAGTTCACCGGGCAGCGGTTCTACCGCATCCGCGACGGCCAACTCGACGGTCAGCTGCGCGATGTCGCCTACCAGGCCACCACCACCGAGTTCTGGAACTCCATGGAGGCCGTCGGCGGACCGTCGACCTGGCAGCTGGGCGGGGCGTTCAACTGCGGCAAGGCCCAGCCCGGGCAGGTCGCCGCGGTGAGTCACGGTTGCCCGTCGGCGCTGTTCCGAAAAGTCAACGTGCTCAACACCCGCACCGAAGGAGGGCACTCATGA
- a CDS encoding metallopeptidase TldD-related protein produces MIPAQQVVDMVLAEAARAGGVDETIVMVRDTADAALRWAGNSMTTNGESVQRSTIVISIVRSGETAKVGSLSSTDVDPAAIPALVAASQQAARSAPDARDAVPLLTGSGDPDDWDQAPAATGADAFGGVAAALSRGFEGSDKLYGFAHHIVETTYLATSTGVRRRFTQPTGSVEINAKRGEASAWAGTSTPWFVEVPVDDLLAELSMRLDWAKRTVELPAGRYETLMPPSTVADMMIYLGWTMEGRGAQEGHTALSAPGGGTRVGEKLTDLGLTLYSDPLAPGLECTPFVSVGGSSETMSVFDNGMTLDRVDWIRDGVINALAYPRAAAAEFDVPVAVPCSNLLMTGGTAELADLVAATERGLLLTTLWYIREVDPTTLLLTGLTRDGVYLVEDGEVTAAVNNFRFNESPLDLLRRATEAGIAEVTLPREWADWATRARMPSLRIPDFHMSSVSQAQ; encoded by the coding sequence ATGATCCCGGCGCAGCAGGTCGTGGACATGGTGCTGGCCGAGGCCGCCCGGGCCGGTGGGGTCGACGAGACCATCGTCATGGTGCGCGACACCGCGGATGCGGCGCTGCGCTGGGCGGGCAATTCGATGACCACCAACGGGGAATCGGTGCAGCGCAGCACCATCGTGATCTCCATCGTCCGGTCCGGGGAGACCGCCAAGGTCGGCTCGCTGAGTTCCACCGACGTGGACCCCGCCGCGATTCCCGCACTGGTGGCCGCCTCCCAGCAGGCCGCGCGCTCGGCGCCGGACGCCCGCGACGCGGTCCCGCTGCTGACCGGCAGCGGCGACCCCGACGACTGGGATCAGGCGCCCGCCGCCACCGGGGCCGACGCCTTCGGCGGTGTTGCGGCCGCGCTCAGCCGCGGCTTCGAGGGCTCCGACAAGCTGTACGGGTTCGCCCACCACATCGTCGAAACCACCTATCTGGCAACCTCTACCGGTGTTCGGCGGCGGTTCACCCAGCCCACCGGGTCGGTGGAGATCAACGCCAAGCGCGGCGAGGCCAGTGCCTGGGCGGGCACCAGCACGCCGTGGTTCGTCGAGGTGCCCGTCGACGACCTGCTCGCCGAACTGTCGATGCGGCTGGACTGGGCCAAGCGCACCGTGGAACTGCCGGCCGGTCGCTACGAGACGCTCATGCCGCCCTCGACGGTCGCGGACATGATGATCTACCTCGGCTGGACGATGGAGGGCCGCGGCGCGCAGGAGGGCCACACCGCTTTGTCGGCACCCGGCGGCGGCACCCGGGTGGGGGAGAAGCTCACCGATCTGGGCCTGACGCTGTACTCCGATCCGTTGGCGCCCGGCCTGGAATGCACGCCGTTCGTGTCGGTGGGCGGATCCTCGGAGACCATGTCGGTGTTCGACAACGGCATGACCCTCGACCGGGTGGACTGGATCCGTGACGGCGTGATCAACGCGCTGGCCTATCCGCGGGCCGCGGCCGCCGAGTTCGACGTCCCCGTCGCGGTACCGTGCTCGAACCTGCTGATGACCGGCGGCACAGCGGAATTGGCGGATCTGGTGGCCGCCACCGAGCGCGGCCTGCTGCTGACCACGCTGTGGTACATCCGCGAGGTGGACCCGACCACCCTGCTGCTGACGGGGCTGACCCGCGACGGCGTGTACCTGGTCGAGGACGGCGAGGTGACCGCGGCGGTCAACAACTTCCGGTTCAACGAGAGCCCGCTGGACCTGCTGCGACGGGCCACCGAGGCCGGCATCGCCGAGGTGACGCTGCCGCGCGAGTGGGCCGACTGGGCGACCCGCGCGCGGATGCCGTCGCTGCGGATCCCGGACTTCCACATGTCCTCGGTCAGCCAGGCGCAATAG
- a CDS encoding GreA/GreB family elongation factor, with protein MTTAQRIWLTPAAHEKLQEELETLQQWTDDNIDSSDQNAEAVRRAQQTRIQEIHEILGNAIVGEEPPNDGVAEPGMVLTIRYEGSDDTEEFLLGTRGADYGGIEVYSPSSPLGAAINGARVGDTRSYELPNGSSQDVTLLSAVPYGLRKD; from the coding sequence ATGACGACCGCACAACGGATCTGGCTGACACCGGCCGCCCACGAGAAGTTGCAGGAGGAGCTCGAGACCCTGCAGCAGTGGACGGACGACAACATCGATTCGTCCGACCAGAACGCTGAGGCGGTCCGGCGCGCCCAGCAGACCCGCATCCAGGAGATCCACGAGATCCTCGGCAACGCCATCGTCGGTGAGGAACCGCCGAACGACGGCGTCGCCGAGCCCGGCATGGTGCTGACCATCCGCTACGAGGGCAGCGACGACACCGAGGAATTCCTGCTCGGTACCCGCGGCGCCGATTACGGCGGCATCGAGGTCTACTCGCCGAGCTCGCCGCTGGGCGCGGCCATCAACGGTGCCCGCGTGGGCGACACCCGCAGCTACGAGTTGCCCAACGGCAGCTCGCAGGACGTCACCCTGCTCAGCGCCGTGCCCTACGGCCTGCGCAAGGACTAG